In one Phaenicophaeus curvirostris isolate KB17595 chromosome 19, BPBGC_Pcur_1.0, whole genome shotgun sequence genomic region, the following are encoded:
- the BAHCC1 gene encoding BAH and coiled-coil domain-containing protein 1 isoform X3, whose product MDGRDFAPPPRLLSERGSLGHRHGTGRVAASAHGAVQPPGHFQPTKYFPAPISMATHTAGSSLMGNTPASSFMGGFLSSSLGSGAPSHPAGPTASPPEPAFRGPHSGTSQLWFSHSHEAPGYPRFSGSLASTFLPMSHLDHHGNSNVLYGQHRFYESQKDNFYLRNLPAQPALLPTGHGFPAITRAAPGPPAGSCSREREAGPLPKTPKDYDRFLAGKEKVGKGDAKERLPDEEPKERHKAVLPVPPEGHCKEGLPPRGPGDGRPKHLASCLLGAKGLEGDAGRAVLPSCAGNALPRATRCAAATAKEPCRSEREPGIPEVPQPYSECVERRQMLHHAMSYAVPTAPAALGPTAGSFPCLQLHAGPEVLCPLPEPAGRELKLSGATLVPSVGHLTDKSRSFQVAAEAGGLERAEGKERHAEAGAEPPAGYGGPFQHPLKAEGSAERRLEWGAPGTRLKGLEYLGGSTAEGPPFAGRGPAPKGALEKGYFEVPPVPDCSRATRPDPLGVRVGPSCCTLEKGPPKDTPPAPAPQKVARIRHQQHPEVEAASAEGKRKPLELSALGYGGHPLPPWGVQGQGPPLAVPEERKGSYLDPFGTSLQPAALMTQGPVLGQEVPAAPDEVSAMKNLLKYSNQALLGGQKGPPFVGLGSIKGSCAHQDAKFPPGKGQTELERPDCARGREHDGLATGESEVRQPPVGIAVAVARQKDTLGRPEPSYGGGSSSGRQGRTAAGIKAGTARPMHLIDLEAEEERGRLCEERLGLPGRELLLQDSKDLVEFARMHPSGGCPGELTPHLMIAGGSSLPAGQLGGDPTTHSHPAHTHWLPRTRSPSIWMGGHSYGISHPALHQNLPPTFPASMPSTMQPVFPLAQDPPAQLVILPTEPPAHGTPHTLADVMDQASLWPPMYPGRGPSAHLQHTGQLPVYSRSQFLRQQELYALQQQQRAAQALEIQRQAHVQRKPEEQPLELEEGVPEKPLKPSHKAVALNPPAKGLSSPAPGPPKLSPCCHSPALRHPAKCPVALPAAPCTLPLCPSASSAVAPRSPADSPLPVQSKGSDGDDKRGEGQPPRDYPKSLEPDLPPGYSYPAAGMGFSEAHSEPADPDTMHASSPPAEPEQSRTFSPAGEVLRETEPLAGDAMAEGAGGLLHRHHLLLAPGAACGERDPSPAAGTTEERVPVAFGLCREAAQGAPEQSPPEQQRPVPIAGASPLPPATEEEEEVEEEGDSDDSEPEGSCEEEDEDEEEEDGNIPSGRQGCLGGLEALIAAGIDLGELPALGSSREPPPAPPSPAAPHASGIPGIALLSELADLELRQRRCDLALQAGEDEDLLAFNLQNLATVAAAWSLVEAASRDGSPPALSPLPPSPPPRARVPRRKYTWTPKTKAVCPLKAAIEQLNTQEVEVRMRLAELQRRYKEKQRELVKLQRRHDHEAVKTSLSLLCAELRGDPEPKKKRSKLAEFGSLKGSPEKVRCKKSGSQGKLGCKVAHKVSQLKQKVKSKGLPAGISPFRRKDPNPSGRIQKKLSCPKSSKATKYQTQDPDPHQAVGFKDEHDGDTDSEDGDDEPGLSLLPSVPVAVLGPSPSSVVKMEANEKAKKKKERQGLLGPCHLGSPEGEVKIKRRPMKPGTGKLEKVPARRKGGGCEEGSKKKLKAKPKESHRPPTTSGPSTPAPTGSLFGSTDPRHFGTRDEGARLASERLKKATRKSKVLQSALRRKNGALSLALSPRSAKTILSKGKKLAKVKSKVATKQCKGRAVSKLLESFTVEDDFDFDDNSSFSEEEEEGGGCLAGVARGGRRSPLPHACAIQKEDLRDGLHILIPKEDSLLYAGSVRTIQPPDIYSIIIEGERGNRQRIYSQEQLLQEAVLDIRPQSRRSLPPGTRVCAYWSQKSRCLYPGNVVRGSSSDEEDDDPEAVMVEFDDGDTGHIAVSNIRLLPPDFKIQCTEPSPALLVSSSCRRTKRSCGDVPTPSELPPSLRPDRHDSPEHPKNSGKKAAGKEKSGKAAEMLSGGKAPVLSDPFLGRRGGPLLSWSAVAQTKRKAASKGASVLQNLFQVNGSAKKLRAKEAIFPVHHHHHLAAPVFGNGFGADSFSRIASSYASFGAGAGLVLPAAQKLLRSKKAERLEAEMGKSGRRKAGSEYLVKLDHEGVTSPKNKNCKALLLAEKDFGAKLERPLASHGYSHAALAGKDRKGRAPMHQLPVGLALRKYSSQAEFTLNCDSDCHSSYSDMDEDEETGALGADVPSRFMTRLSVSSSSSGSSTSSSSGSISTSSLCSSDNEDSSYSSEDEDSTLLLQTCLSHPVPALLAQPEALRSKSGAPQRCFLTKAAAAGPKAKLKRKEALSFSKAKEFSRRQRLPSVENRPKISAFLPARQLWRWSGNPTQRRGMKGKARKLFYKAIVRGKETLRIGDCAVFLSAGRPNLPYIGRIESMWESWGSNMVVKVKWFYHPEETKLGKRQSDGKNALYQSCHEDENDVQTISHKCQVVGREHYEQMTRSKKYQDRQDLYYLAGTYDPTTGRLVTADGVPILC is encoded by the exons CCGGCAGCAGCCTGATGGGGAACAcgcctgcctcctccttcatGGGGGGcttcctgagcagcagcctgggctcGGGGGCACCCAGCCACCCCGCCGGCCCCACCGCCTCCCCCCCGGAGCCAGCTTTCCGCGGACCCCACTCCGGCACCTCACAGCTCTGGTTCTCCCATTCCCATGAAG CTCCGGGGTACCCGCGCTTCTCTGGGAGCCTGGCCTCCACCTTCCTGCCCATGAGCCACCTGGACCACCACGGCAACAGCAACGTTCTCTACGGCCAGCACCGCTTCTACGAGAGCCAGAAAG ATAACTTCTACCTGCGCAACCTGCCTGCCcagcctgccctgctccccaccGGCCACGGCTTCCCCGCTATCACCCGCGCCGCTCCCGGGCCCCCGGCCGGCTCCTGCAGCCGGGAGCGAGAGGCTGGCCCCCTGCCCAAGACCCCCAAGGACTACGACCGCTTCCTGGCGGGCAAGGAGAAGGTGGGCAAAGGGGACGCCAAGGAGCGGCTGCCGGACGAGGAGCCCAAAGAGCGGCACAAGGCGGTGCTGCCGGTGCCACCCGAGGGgcactgcaaagaggggctgccCCCGCGGGGCCCCGGCGACGGCCGCCCCAAGCACCTCGCCTCCTGCCTGCTGGGTGCCAAGGGACTGGAGGGCGACGCCGGGCGCGCCGTGCTGCCCAGCTGCGCCGGCAACGCCCTGCCCCGCGCCACCCGCtgcgccgccgccaccgccaAGGAGCCGTGCCGCAGCGAGCGCGAGCCGGGCATCCccgaggtgccccagccctacAGCGAGTGCGTGGAGAGGCGGCAGATGCTGCACCACGCCATGTCCTACGCCGTGCCCACCGCGCCGGCCGCGCTCGGCCCCACCGCCGGCTCCTTCCCTTGCCTGCAGCTCCACGCCGGCCCCGAGGTGCTGTGCCCGCTGCCGGAGCCGGCCGGCCGGGAGCTGAAGCTGAGCGGTGCCACGCTCGTGCCCTCGGTCGGGCACCTGACGGACAAGAGCCGCTCCTTCCAGGTTGCGGCGGAAGCCGGAGGGCTGGAGCGTGCCGAGGGCAAGGAGCGGCACGCCGAGGCGGGGGCCGAGCCCCCAGCCGGGTACGGGGGCCCCTTCCAGCACCcgctgaaggcagaggggtccgCTGAGCGGCGGCTGGAGTGGGGGGCTCCCGGCACCcggctgaaggggctggagtacCTCGGGGGGAGCACGGCTGAGGGCCCCCCCTTTGCTGGCCGGGGCCCGGCACCCAAGGGTGCTCTGGAGAAGGGTTATTTCGAGGTGCCACCGGTCCCCGACTGCTCCCGTGCCACCCGCCCCGACCCGCTGGGCGTCCGCGTCGGTCCCTCCTGCTGCACTTTAGAGAAGGGCCCCCCCAAGGACACCCCCCCAGCGCCGGCTCCCCAGAAAGTGGCTCGGATCCGgcaccagcagcacccagagGTGGAGGCGGCCAGCGCTGAGGGCAAGCGCAAGCCCCTGGAGCTGAGCGCCCTGGGCTACGGCggccaccccctgcccccctggGGTGTGCAGGGCCAGGGCCCCCCCTTGGCTGTGCCGGAGGAGCGGAAAGGATCCTACCTGGATCCCTTCGGCACGAGTCTGCAGCCGGCTGCGTTGATGACTCAGGGCCCGGTGCTGGGCCAGGAGGTGCCGGCCGCCCCGGATGAGGTCTCGGCGATGAAGAACCTGCTGAAATACAGCAACCAGGCGCTGCTGGGGGGGCAGAAGGGCCCCCCTTTTGTGGGGTTGGGGAGCATCAAGGGCAGCTGCGCCCACCAAGATGCCAAGTTCCCCCCGGGAAAAGGGCAGACGGAGCTGGAGCGGCCGGACTGCGCCCGCGGCCGGGAGCACGACGGGTTGGCCACGGGCGAGAGTGAGGTGCGGCAGCCGCCCGTGGGCATCGCCGTGGCCGTGGCGCGGCAGAAGGATACGCTCGGACGCCCTGAGCCCTCCTAcggcggcggcagcagctcCGGACGGCAGGGCCGGACGGCCGCTGGCATCAAAG CGGGCACCGCGCGGCCCATGCACCTCATCGAcctggaggcagaggaggagcGGGGTCGGCTCTGCGAGGAGCGCCTGGGGCTGCCGGGGCGCGAGCTCCTTCTCCA GGACAGCAAGGACCTGGTGGAGTTTGCGCGGATGCACCCGTCGGGGGGCTGTCCTGGGGAGCTGACCCCCCATCTGATGATCGCCGGGGGCTCCTCGCTGCCCGCGGGACAGCTTGGTGGGGACCCCACCACCCACAGCCACCCGGCACACACGCACTGGCTGCCCCGCACCCGCAGCCCCTCCATCTGGATGGGGGGACATTCCTACG GCATCAGCCACCCCGCGCTGCACCAGAACCTGCCGCCCACCTTCCCCGCATCCATGCCCAGCACCATGCAGCCCGTCTTCCCCCTCgcccaggaccccccagcccagctcGTCATCCTCCCCACCGAGCCCCCCGCACACGGCACCCCCCACACGCTGG CCGACGTGATGGACCAGGCGTCGCTGTGGCCCCCGATGTACCCGGGCCGTGGCCCCAGCGCCCACCTGCAGCACACGGGGCAGCTGCCTGTGTACTCGCGCTCCCAGTTCCTGCGACAGCAGGAGCTCTAcgccctgcagcagcagcagcgggcGGCCCAGGCCCTCGAGATCCAGCGCCAGGCGCATGTCCAG CGGAAGCCGGAGGAGCAGcccctggagctggaggagggggTTCCCGAGAAGCCCCTCAAACCCTCCCACAAAGCAGTTGCCTTAAACCCCCCGGCCAAGGGCTTGTCCTCGCCGGCCCCCGGGCCCCCCAAGCTGTCCCCGTGCTGCCACTCTCCAGCCCTGCGGCACCCGGCCAAGTGCCCCGTGGCCCTCCCCGCGGCTCCCTGCACTTTACCGCTCTGCCCCAGCGCCAGCTCCGCCGTGGCCCCCCGCTCCCCGGCTGACAGCCCCCTCCCCGTCCAGAGCAAGGGCAGCGATGGCGACGACAAGCGCGGCGAGGGGCAGCCGCCCCGCGACTACCCCAAATCCTTGGAACCAG ACCTGCCGCCCGGCTATAGCTACCCTGCGGCTGGCATGGGCTTCTCCGAGGCGCACTCCGAGCCGGCCGACCCCGACACTATGCACGCCAGCTCTCCGCCAGCCGAGCCCGAGCAATCCCGCACCTTCAGCCCCGCCGGCGAGGTGCTGCGAGAGACGGAGCCCTTGGCTGGGGACGCCATGGCCGAGGGTGCCGGGGGGCTGCTGCACcgccaccacctcctcctcgcCCCAGGAGCCGCCTGCGGGGAGCGGGACCCCAGCCCGGCCGCAGGGACCACGGAGGAGCGGGTGCCGGTGGCCTTCGGGCTGTGCCGGGAGGCAGCTCAGGGAGCGCCGGAGCAGAGTCCACCGGAGCAGCAGCGCCCGGTGCCCATAGCAGGGGcctccccgctgccccccgccaccgaggaggaggaggaggtggaggaagaaggcGATAGCGACGACTCGGAGCCGGAAGGCAGCtgcgaggaggaggacgaggacgaggaggaggaggatggcaaCATCCCCAGCGGGCGGCAGGGCTGCCTGGGTGGGCTGGAGGCTCTGATCGCCGCCGGCATCGACCTGGGGGAGCTGCCCGCGCTGGGATCATCCCGAGAGCCCCCTCCGGCCCCGCCGTCACCCGCCGCCCCCCACGCCTCAGGGATCCCCGGCATCGCCCTGCTCAGCGAGCTCGCCGACCTGGAGCTGCGCCAGCGCCGCTGCGACCTGGCCCTGCAAG CAGGGGAGGACGAGGACCTGCTGGCCTTCAACCTGCAGAACTTGGCCACCGTGGCAGCCGCCTGGTCACTGGTGGAGGCGGCCAGCCGGGACGGCAGCCCCCCAGCGCTCAGCCCCCTGCCCCCTTCACCGCCGCCCCGAGCCCGTGTGCCACGCCGCAAGTACACCTGGACGCCCAAAACCAAGGCC GTTTGCCCCCTGAAAGCAGCCATCGAGCAGCTCAACACGCAGGAGGTGGAGGTGCGGATGCGGCTGGCTGAGCTCCAGCGCCGCTACAAGGAGAAGCAGCGGGAGCTGGTGAAGCTGCAGAGGCGCCACGACCACGA GGCGGTGAAGACcagcctgtccctgctgtgCGCCGAGCTGCGGGGCGACCCCGAGcccaagaagaagaggagcaagCTGGCTGAGTTTGGCAGCCTCAAGGGATCCCCG gaAAAGGTGCGGTGCAAGAAGAGCGGCTCGCAGGGCAAGCTGGGCTGCAAGGTGGCTCACAAGGTGTCGCAGCTGAAACAGAAGGTGAAGAGCAAAGGGCTGCCCGCTGGCATCAGCCCCTTCCGCCGGAAAGACCCCAACCCCAGCGGCCGCATCCAGAAGAAGCTGTCCTGTCCCAAGAGCTCCAAGGCCACCAAGTACCAGACGCAGGACCCTGATCCCCACCAGGCAGTGGGCTTCAAAG ACGAGCACGACGGGGACACGGACAGTGAGGACGGGGACGATGAGCCAGGCTTGTCCCTGCTGCCCTCGGTGCCGGTGGCCGTGCTGGGACCCTCCCCGTCCTCCGTGGTGAAGATGGAGGCTAAcgaaaaggcaaagaagaagaaggaaaggcagGGACTGCTAG GGCCCTGCCACCTTGGCAGCCCCGAGGGTGAGGTGAAGATCAAGCGGCGGCCGATGAAGCCGGGGACTGGCAAGCTGGAGAAGGTGCCGGCGCGGCGGAAGGGGGGCGGCTGCGAGGAGGGCAGCAAGAAGAAGCTGAAGGCCAAGCCCAAGGAGAGTCACCGGCCACCAACCACCAGCGGCCCCAGCACCCCGGCTCCCACCGGCAGCCTCTTCGGCAGCACCGACCCCCGGCACTTTGGAACGAGGGACGAGGGGGCTCGCTTGGCCAGTGAGAGGCTGAAGAAGGCCACGCGCAAGAGCAAAGTGCTGCAGTCGGCCCTGAGG CGGAAAAACGGGGCCCTCTCGCTGGCCCTCTCTCCCCGGAGCGCCAAGACCATCCTGAGCAAGGGGAAAAAGCTGGCGAAGGTGAAGAGCAAAGTGGCCACCAAGCAG TGCAAGGGCCGGGCGGTCAGCAAGCTGCTGGAGAGCTTCACCGTGGAGGACGACTTCGACTTCGACGACAACAGCAGCTTctcggaggaggaggaggaaggagggggctGCCTGGCGGGGGTGGCGCGGGGGGGACGCCGCTCCCCGCTGCCCCACGCCTGCGCCATCCAGAAGGAGGATCTGCGGGACGGGTTGCACATCCTCATCCCCAAGGAGGACAGCTTGCTCTACGCCGGCAGCGTCCGCACCATCCAGCCCCCCGACAT CTACAGCATCATCATCGAGGGCGAGCGGGGCAACCGGCAGCGCATTTACTCgcaggagcagctgctgcaggaggcg GTCCTTGATATCCGTCCCCAGTCGCGACGCAGCCTCCCCCCCGGCACTCGTGTCTGCGCCTACTGGAGCCAGAAATCCCGGTGCCTCTATCCTGGGAACGTGGTGCGAG GCTCCTCCAGCGATGAGGAGGACGACGACCCCGAGGCGGTGATGGTGGAGTTTGACGACGGGGACACGGGGCACATCGCCGTCTCCAACATCCGCCTGCTGCCCCCCGACTTCAAAATCCAAT GCACCGAGCCGTCCCCGGCGCTCCTGGTCTCCAGTTCGTGCCGGAGGACGAAGCGATCGTGCGGGGACGTGCCCACTCCCAGCGAGCTGCCCCCCAGCCTCCGCCCGGACCGCCACGACAGCCCCGAGCACCCCAAGAACTCCGGGAAGAAGGCAGCTGGCAAGGAGAAAAGCG GCAAAGCCGCGGAGATGCTGTCAGGTGGCAAAGCGCCAGTGCTGAGCGACCCTTTCCTGGGTCGGCGCGGAGGGCCGCTGCTGAGCTGGTCGGCGGTGGCGCAGACGAAGCGGAAGGCAGCGAGCAAGGGCGCGTCCGTGCTGCAGAACCTCTTCCAGGTCAACGGCAGCGCCAAGAAGCTGCGGGCCAAGGAGGCGATCTTCCCCGtgcaccatcaccaccacctcGCCGCTCCCGTCTTCGGCAACGGCTTTGGGGCCGATTCCTTCAGCCGCATCGCCAGCTCCTACGCCTCCttcggggccggggccgggctGGTGCTGCCAGCTGCCCAGAAACTCCTGCGCTCCAAGAAAGCCGAGCGGCTGGAGGCAGAAATGGGCAAAAGCGGCCGGAGAAAGGCGGGTAGCGAGTACCTGGTCAAGCTGGACCACGAAGGGGTAACGTCCCCCAAGAATAAGAACTGCAAGGCCCTGCTGCTGGCTGAGAAGGACTTCGGGGCCAAGCTGGAGCGGCCGCTGGCCAGCCACGGCTATTCCCACGCAGCCCTGGCAGGCAAAGACAGGAAGGGGCGAGCGCCCATGCACCAGCTGCCCGTGGGGCTGGCGCTGCGGAAATACTCGAGCCAAGCCGAGTTCACCCTGAACTGCGACAGTGACTGCCACAGCTCCTACTCGGACATGGATGAGGACGAGGAGACGGGCGCGCTGGGCGCCGACGTGCCCTCGCGTTTCATGACCCGCCTCTCcgtttcctcctcttcctcgggttcttccacctcctccagctccggctccatctccacctccagtCTCTGCTCCTCTGACAACGAGGATTCCTCCTACAGCTCGGAGGACGAGGACTCCACGCTGCTGCTCCAGACTTGCCTCTCCCACCCGGTGCCAGCGCTGCTGGCGCAGCCGGAGGCCCTGCGCTCCAAGAGCGGCGCGCCGCAGCGCTGCTTCCTCACCAaggccgccgccgccggccccAAGGCCAAGCTCAAGCGCAAGGAAGCCCTCAGCTTCTCCAAAGCCAAAGAGTTCTCCCGGAGGCAGCGCCTGCCCTCGGTGGAAAACCGGCCAAAGATCTCCGCCTTCCTGCCCGCGCGCCAGCTCTGGAGGTGGTCGGGGAACCCCACGCAG CGGCGAGGCATGAAGGGCAAGGCGCGGAAGCTGTTCTACAAGGCCATCGTGCGGGGCAAGGAGACGCTGCGCATCGGGGACTGCGCCGTCTTCCTCTCGGCCGGGCGGCCCAACCTACCCTACATCGGGCGCATCGAGAGCATGTGGGAGTCCTGGGGCAGCAACATGGTGGTCAAGGTCAAGTGGTTCTACCACCCCGAGGAGACCAAGCTGGGCAAGCGGCAGAGCGACGGCAAG AACGCCTTGTACCAGTCGTGCCACGAGGACGAGAACGACGTGCAGACCATCTCCCACAAGTGCCAGGTGGTGGGACGCGAGCACTACGAGCAGATGACCCGCAGCAAGAAATACCAGGACCGGCAGGACCTCTACTACCTGGCGGGCACCTACGACCCCACCACGGGACGCTTGGTGACCGCTGACGGGGTCCCCATCCTCTGCTGA